The following proteins are co-located in the [Pasteurella] mairii genome:
- the fur gene encoding Fe(3+) uptake regulation protein, translating into MSEENIKLLKKAGLKITEPRLTILALMQENQVQHFSAEDIYKMLLERGEDIGLATVYRVLNQLDEANILIRHNFEGNKSVFELAPAEHHDHIICIDCGKVFEFNDEIIEKRQREISAEHGIKLKTHSLYLYGKCSDLKNCDEHKK; encoded by the coding sequence ATGTCTGAAGAAAATATCAAATTACTGAAAAAAGCAGGACTCAAAATTACAGAACCTCGCTTAACAATTTTGGCGTTGATGCAAGAAAATCAAGTTCAGCATTTTTCTGCAGAAGATATTTATAAGATGTTGCTTGAACGCGGCGAAGATATTGGTCTGGCAACAGTATATCGTGTTCTCAATCAACTTGATGAAGCCAACATCTTAATTCGTCATAATTTTGAGGGCAATAAATCCGTCTTTGAACTCGCTCCGGCAGAACACCATGATCATATTATCTGTATTGATTGTGGAAAAGTGTTTGAATTTAATGATGAAATTATCGAAAAACGCCAACGCGAAATCAGCGCCGAACATGGGATTAAACTCAAAACCCATAGCCTATATTTATACGGGAAATGCAGTGATCTCAAAAACTGCGATGAACATAAAAAATAA
- the fldA gene encoding flavodoxin translates to MAIVGIFYGSDTGNTENIAKMIQKQLGSDLVDIRDIAKSTKEDIEAYDFLMIGIPTWYYGEAQCDWDDFFPTLEEIDFTDKLVAIFGCGDQEDYAEYFCDAMGTVRNIIEPHGAIIVGNWPTEGYHFESSQALIDDDTFVGLCIDEDRQPELTAARVEKWVKQVYDEMCLAELA, encoded by the coding sequence ATGGCTATTGTTGGTATATTTTACGGGAGTGACACAGGCAATACAGAAAACATTGCCAAAATGATTCAAAAACAATTAGGTTCCGACCTTGTTGATATTCGTGATATTGCGAAAAGCACCAAAGAAGATATCGAAGCCTATGATTTTTTAATGATCGGCATTCCAACGTGGTATTATGGTGAAGCCCAATGTGACTGGGACGATTTTTTCCCAACTTTGGAAGAAATTGATTTTACTGATAAATTAGTGGCAATTTTTGGTTGTGGAGACCAAGAAGATTACGCAGAATATTTCTGTGACGCGATGGGAACGGTGCGCAATATTATTGAGCCACACGGTGCGATTATTGTGGGAAATTGGCCAACAGAAGGCTACCATTTTGAATCTTCGCAAGCATTAATTGACGATGATACTTTCGTTGGTTTATGTATCGACGAAGATCGCCAGCCGGAGTTGACTGCCGCACGCGTAGAAAAATGGGTAAAACAAGTTTACGATGAAATGTGCTTGGCAGAGTTAGCTTAA
- the ybfE gene encoding protein YbfE, with the protein MAKQDADCITLDLFANTPKVGRPKTSPLTREQQIRVNKRNQLRRDKSSGLKRIELKLHLELVQKLETQASKQGTSRAELIENILQHYFSAQERK; encoded by the coding sequence ATGGCAAAACAGGATGCAGATTGCATAACGTTGGATCTGTTTGCAAATACTCCTAAGGTGGGTCGTCCCAAAACCAGCCCACTGACCCGAGAGCAACAAATTCGAGTTAACAAGCGAAATCAACTGCGCCGCGATAAATCAAGCGGGTTGAAACGGATTGAATTAAAACTGCATTTGGAATTGGTACAAAAACTAGAGACGCAAGCGTCAAAACAAGGTACCAGTCGCGCAGAATTAATTGAAAATATCTTACAACATTATTTTTCGGCACAAGAAAGAAAATAG
- the ybfF gene encoding putative esterase/lipase gives MMLQQNLLNFQFHQLKQDNTKPTLVFIHGLFGDMNNLGIIARAFSEQYSILRLDLRNHGHSFHTDEMNYELMAQDVLQVITHLQLAKVILIGHSMGGKTAMRAASLRPDLVEKLVVIDIAPVNYGNHGHDSVFNGLFAVKEAQVNTRQEAKPILAQHIREESVLQFMLKSFAAETPQRFRFNLTALKANYMHLMDWSPCFFDKPTLFIKGGLSDYILPEYTQTILAQFPKATSFTINSSGHWIHADKPELVIKAITRFLA, from the coding sequence ATGATGTTACAACAAAATTTACTTAATTTTCAATTTCACCAATTAAAACAAGACAATACTAAGCCAACATTGGTTTTTATCCATGGTTTATTTGGCGATATGAACAATCTGGGTATTATTGCGCGTGCATTTTCAGAGCAATATTCAATTTTGCGCCTTGATTTACGTAATCACGGTCATAGTTTTCATACCGATGAAATGAATTATGAGCTGATGGCGCAAGATGTGTTGCAAGTCATTACACATTTGCAATTAGCAAAAGTCATTTTAATTGGGCATTCCATGGGTGGAAAAACCGCGATGCGTGCTGCTTCATTGCGTCCGGATTTGGTAGAAAAATTAGTGGTAATTGACATTGCACCGGTGAATTACGGTAATCACGGACATGATAGCGTGTTTAATGGCTTGTTTGCAGTGAAAGAAGCGCAAGTAAATACGCGCCAAGAGGCAAAACCAATTTTAGCGCAACATATTCGCGAAGAAAGTGTGCTGCAATTTATGCTCAAATCCTTTGCCGCCGAAACGCCACAACGATTTCGTTTTAATTTGACCGCACTTAAAGCCAATTATATGCACCTGATGGATTGGTCACCTTGTTTTTTTGACAAACCAACGCTGTTTATCAAGGGGGGCTTGTCTGATTATATTTTACCGGAATATACGCAAACCATTTTGGCGCAATTTCCCAAAGCCACTTCATTTACTATCAATAGCAGCGGGCATTGGATCCACGCCGATAAGCCGGAATTGGTGATCAAAGCCATTACGCGTTTTCTCGCCTAA
- the seqA gene encoding protein SeqA encodes MKIIEVDEELYQYIASQTQSIGESASDILRRLLHFSSKSAVKIDDKLIEVETPVELTPIEPAIIPHSASNEKAAAPEIVPVAIKPVKKQSDESIQKIVDRVRQVIRSEDFQQETKAVVRFLSILTALYRTNPESFAQATESLQGRTRVYFARDEGTLLMAGNHTKPKQIPDTPYWVITNTNSARKMLMLEGAMQSMHLPDALIEEIRRYFIAN; translated from the coding sequence ATGAAAATTATTGAAGTGGATGAAGAGCTTTATCAATATATTGCCAGCCAAACGCAATCTATTGGCGAAAGTGCCTCTGATATTTTAAGACGTTTGCTCCATTTTTCGTCCAAAAGCGCGGTCAAAATTGACGACAAATTGATAGAAGTGGAAACGCCAGTGGAATTAACGCCAATTGAGCCGGCGATCATTCCTCATTCCGCCAGCAATGAAAAAGCGGCGGCGCCGGAAATTGTACCGGTGGCGATTAAACCGGTGAAAAAACAATCTGATGAGTCGATTCAGAAAATTGTTGATCGTGTGCGTCAAGTGATCCGTTCTGAAGATTTTCAGCAAGAAACAAAAGCAGTTGTGCGTTTTTTATCCATTTTGACTGCGTTGTATCGTACCAATCCGGAAAGTTTTGCACAAGCGACAGAATCGCTTCAAGGGCGGACGCGGGTTTACTTTGCGCGTGATGAAGGGACATTATTAATGGCAGGTAACCACACCAAACCAAAACAAATTCCGGATACGCCATATTGGGTGATCACCAACACCAACAGCGCGCGCAAAATGTTGATGTTGGAAGGTGCGATGCAATCCATGCATTTACCGGATGCGTTAATTGAAGAAATTCGACGCTATTTTATTGCAAATTAG
- the menE gene encoding 2-succinylbenzoate--CoA ligase: MFLWQQYASSPTLQHKIALRDEQGNVFTWQQIADHINQLAFSLQQQGVSSQSGVALYCKNNLPALLLYLATIQLGARVMGVNPAFPVEKMQQLCQRYQIQFYYAPQFDNQGDNTSQKLTALSVDFGDKPVSADLFATWDQTRPATMTLTSGSTGTPKAVVHSVQAHLDNARGVCQLMQFSAENAWLLSLPLYHVSGQGIVWRWLTAGAQLHLPQSDFYYSVTQASHISLVPTQLQRFLHYLQAQQINQFKTQHILLGGTNIPLNLTQALIPLRIKSYSGYGMTEMASTAFAKASDLRQGVGQPLLGREWKIVNDEIWLRGAGLALGYWQQGEVVSLLNEQGWFATKDKGCWQDNELLVLGRMDNMFISGGENIQPEEVEQVILAHENIEQAFVLPMDDAEFGQRPVAMVKFKENFSQSAVKNLTDWLSGRLERFKQPVKYFPLNVENSQQGIKISRHLLKNELHKLLGK; encoded by the coding sequence ATGTTTCTTTGGCAACAATACGCGAGCTCTCCAACCTTGCAGCATAAAATTGCCTTGCGTGATGAGCAAGGCAATGTCTTTACTTGGCAACAAATCGCCGATCATATTAATCAACTTGCTTTTTCGCTCCAACAACAAGGCGTTTCTTCGCAGTCAGGCGTTGCGCTGTACTGTAAAAATAATTTACCCGCCTTGCTGTTGTATTTAGCTACCATCCAACTGGGCGCACGAGTGATGGGCGTAAATCCTGCCTTTCCAGTGGAGAAAATGCAGCAATTATGCCAACGCTATCAAATTCAATTTTATTATGCGCCGCAATTTGACAATCAAGGAGATAACACTTCACAAAAATTGACCGCACTTTCCGTGGATTTCGGCGATAAACCCGTTTCGGCGGATCTTTTTGCCACTTGGGATCAAACGCGACCTGCCACCATGACGCTTACCTCCGGTTCTACGGGGACGCCGAAAGCGGTGGTGCATTCGGTTCAGGCGCATTTGGATAATGCGCGTGGTGTGTGTCAATTAATGCAGTTTTCGGCGGAAAATGCTTGGTTACTTTCTCTCCCGTTATATCATGTTTCTGGTCAAGGTATTGTGTGGCGCTGGTTAACCGCTGGCGCACAGTTGCATTTGCCACAAAGTGATTTTTATTATTCAGTTACGCAAGCCTCGCATATTTCTTTAGTGCCGACCCAATTGCAGCGTTTTTTGCATTATTTGCAAGCACAGCAAATTAACCAGTTTAAAACGCAGCATATTTTGTTAGGCGGAACTAACATTCCCCTTAATTTGACACAAGCCTTGATTCCATTGAGGATCAAAAGTTATTCCGGTTATGGGATGACGGAAATGGCATCCACTGCCTTTGCCAAAGCCAGTGATTTACGCCAAGGCGTCGGGCAACCGTTATTAGGGCGAGAGTGGAAAATTGTTAATGATGAAATTTGGTTGCGTGGTGCGGGATTGGCGCTAGGCTATTGGCAGCAAGGCGAAGTGGTATCTTTGCTAAATGAACAAGGTTGGTTTGCCACCAAAGATAAAGGCTGTTGGCAAGACAATGAATTGTTGGTATTGGGTCGGATGGATAATATGTTTATTTCCGGCGGCGAAAATATCCAGCCGGAAGAAGTTGAACAAGTGATTTTAGCTCATGAGAATATCGAACAGGCTTTTGTTTTGCCGATGGATGATGCCGAATTTGGGCAACGTCCGGTAGCAATGGTAAAATTTAAGGAGAATTTCTCGCAAAGTGCGGTCAAAAATTTAACAGATTGGTTATCTGGTCGACTAGAGCGCTTTAAACAGCCGGTGAAATATTTTCCATTGAATGTTGAAAATAGTCAGCAAGGAATTAAAATTTCCCGTCATTTATTAAAAAATGAATTACATAAATTATTAGGAAAGTAA
- a CDS encoding MscS family protein produces MRKTSVLTRLLLIVGLVFAFSQAGWAELPTEKELQTQLDSAKADESKKADIQNLEDTLALLSKIATQKESNNALEAEISNAAKGIAKEQQALDKLKETGEQATLNFGHLSLSELQSQLAQTQHSLQQVQTELTSINAQLINLRSSPERAKNALSTNLARGQEIDKLLFDTTISATTKTKLETELALLELQNSYNQTLLKGNNDLISLYSLQMEDKTLRQQQLQKKLTALQETINEKNLQETQQQAEKLSQSQSNSEADNPILSEQSHINLMISQDLVKQTTQLNTLSQDNLRVKSVLDNLQQTERNINEQISALQGTLVLSKIINKQKQLLPQDQFISGLSKQITDLRVRIFDLTELRDQLYDTSAYIGNLEKKNAISFSADEKTQLGTILQDRRKLVSDTITSLNNQLNLAINIELNQQQVTAISDSLQSKLQQQSFWVKSNAPIDMDWVKNFLTNVSFELKEISAQINFTNWRENLVPATALITILLLVAGLIVWRKPNIKRRLSEINGKVSTLISDSQWYTPEAVFWTIILCLPSTLVFLSALIFITFICFETPAKYWWWSLEMAGYWLFFAFMLAMLRPNGLSHRHFNMPQQNVEIFRSVLKRSVWISALWLNAGMFTYLDSGITNDVIGQVMTISVLIVSLFIVGPRLRYAVQAYQDNQQKVGWLYKFTHVSLVLAPMVLISLILMGYYYTALNLMDHLISSYFVFVAWLVFRDIIYRGFSVSSRRLAYRRLKEKREQMKNNSNQDTGNEITIDLQQDELTIASVKSQVLRMVDLFLWCLLIGLFSWVWADLITVAFYLQGVTLWQQSVTTDAGVVMESITLLNLLLAIVILLGTYAIVRNIAGLLEVLIFSRVNFSQGTPYTITTLLTYFIIAIGAAVAFSTLGMSWSKLQWLFAALSVGLGFGLQEIFANFVSGIIILFERPVRIGDMVTIGNYSGTVSKIRIRSTTLIDSDNKEVIVPNKAFVTERLVNWALADSMTRVVISIGVAYGSDVDLVKHLLLQAANESERVLKDPEPTAYFLSFGASTLDHELRVYVGKLGDRTVTIDFLNRRINQLFAEHNIEIAFNQLDVFIKNQATNEEIKVNSEKLN; encoded by the coding sequence ATGCGAAAAACTTCTGTACTAACTCGACTGCTTTTGATTGTCGGTTTGGTTTTTGCCTTTAGCCAAGCGGGCTGGGCGGAATTGCCGACGGAAAAAGAGTTACAAACGCAATTGGATTCGGCAAAAGCGGATGAAAGCAAAAAAGCCGATATACAAAATTTAGAAGATACCTTGGCGTTGTTATCTAAAATTGCAACCCAAAAAGAGAGTAATAACGCGTTAGAAGCGGAAATCAGTAATGCAGCTAAAGGGATTGCGAAAGAGCAGCAGGCGTTGGATAAGTTGAAAGAGACAGGAGAACAAGCGACGCTAAACTTCGGGCATTTATCCTTATCGGAACTACAATCGCAATTAGCACAGACGCAGCACAGTTTGCAACAGGTTCAGACGGAATTGACTTCTATTAATGCGCAATTGATTAATCTTCGTTCGTCGCCGGAACGGGCAAAAAATGCATTAAGTACTAATTTGGCGCGCGGACAGGAAATTGATAAATTATTGTTTGATACGACCATCAGTGCAACGACGAAAACCAAATTGGAAACCGAGTTGGCGTTGTTGGAGTTGCAAAATAGCTATAATCAAACCTTATTAAAAGGAAATAATGATTTAATTTCGTTGTATTCGTTGCAAATGGAAGATAAAACCTTGCGTCAGCAACAATTACAAAAAAAATTGACCGCACTTCAAGAGACGATTAATGAAAAAAACTTGCAAGAAACGCAACAGCAAGCAGAAAAATTGAGCCAATCGCAATCGAATAGCGAAGCAGATAATCCGATTTTGAGCGAGCAATCGCACATTAATTTAATGATTAGCCAAGATTTGGTGAAGCAAACGACACAACTTAATACACTTTCACAAGATAATTTGCGTGTTAAAAGCGTATTAGATAATTTGCAACAAACCGAGCGCAATATTAATGAGCAAATTAGTGCACTGCAAGGCACCTTGGTATTATCCAAAATAATCAATAAACAGAAGCAATTATTACCGCAAGATCAATTTATTAGCGGACTTTCCAAGCAAATTACCGATTTGCGCGTACGTATTTTTGATTTGACGGAATTGCGCGATCAACTTTATGATACTTCCGCTTATATTGGTAATTTAGAGAAAAAAAATGCCATTAGTTTTTCGGCGGATGAAAAAACGCAGTTAGGCACGATCTTGCAAGATCGCCGCAAACTCGTATCCGATACTATTACTTCGCTAAATAATCAATTAAATTTAGCGATCAATATTGAGCTTAACCAGCAACAGGTCACCGCGATCAGTGACAGTTTGCAAAGCAAATTGCAACAACAAAGTTTTTGGGTAAAAAGTAATGCGCCGATTGATATGGATTGGGTAAAAAACTTTTTGACCAATGTGAGTTTTGAGCTTAAAGAAATTAGTGCACAAATTAATTTTACCAATTGGCGGGAGAATTTAGTACCGGCAACAGCCTTGATCACGATATTGTTGCTGGTTGCGGGATTGATTGTTTGGCGTAAACCAAATATCAAACGACGTTTAAGTGAAATTAACGGTAAAGTCAGCACCTTGATTTCAGATAGCCAATGGTACACACCGGAGGCGGTATTTTGGACCATTATCCTTTGTTTACCAAGTACCTTGGTATTTTTATCTGCCTTGATTTTTATCACCTTTATCTGCTTTGAAACGCCAGCAAAATATTGGTGGTGGAGCTTGGAGATGGCGGGGTATTGGTTGTTTTTCGCCTTTATGTTGGCAATGCTCCGACCGAATGGATTATCTCATCGTCACTTTAATATGCCGCAACAGAACGTGGAAATTTTCCGTAGCGTGTTAAAACGCTCGGTCTGGATTTCGGCATTGTGGCTGAATGCGGGGATGTTTACTTATTTAGATTCTGGGATTACCAATGATGTGATTGGACAAGTCATGACCATTTCCGTATTGATTGTATCCTTATTTATCGTTGGTCCTCGTTTGCGCTATGCTGTACAAGCCTACCAAGACAATCAACAAAAAGTTGGGTGGTTGTATAAATTTACTCATGTATCATTAGTGCTGGCGCCAATGGTGTTAATTAGCTTAATTCTGATGGGGTATTATTATACTGCGCTTAATTTGATGGATCATTTGATATCATCCTACTTTGTCTTTGTCGCGTGGTTGGTATTTAGAGATATCATTTATCGTGGATTTAGCGTATCTTCCAGACGTCTAGCCTATCGACGTTTAAAAGAAAAACGTGAGCAAATGAAAAATAATAGCAACCAAGATACGGGCAATGAGATTACAATTGATTTACAACAAGATGAATTAACCATTGCCTCGGTTAAAAGCCAGGTCTTGCGCATGGTTGATCTCTTTTTATGGTGCTTGTTGATTGGACTATTCTCTTGGGTTTGGGCAGATTTGATCACGGTTGCCTTTTATTTACAAGGGGTGACCTTATGGCAACAAAGCGTGACTACCGACGCCGGCGTGGTGATGGAGTCGATCACGTTATTGAACTTGTTGCTGGCAATCGTGATTTTATTGGGCACCTATGCCATAGTGCGTAATATTGCTGGTTTATTGGAAGTTTTAATCTTCTCACGAGTTAACTTCTCGCAAGGTACGCCTTACACCATCACGACCTTATTGACCTATTTTATTATCGCCATTGGCGCAGCGGTTGCGTTTTCGACACTTGGAATGTCGTGGTCAAAATTACAATGGTTATTCGCCGCCTTGTCTGTCGGTTTAGGTTTCGGTTTACAAGAAATTTTTGCGAACTTCGTTTCTGGTATTATTATTTTATTTGAAAGACCGGTACGTATTGGCGATATGGTAACTATCGGCAACTATTCCGGAACCGTATCGAAAATTCGTATTCGTTCTACTACGCTGATTGACTCTGATAATAAAGAAGTGATTGTGCCGAATAAAGCATTTGTAACAGAACGTCTAGTGAATTGGGCATTAGCAGATTCAATGACAAGGGTTGTTATCTCTATCGGTGTAGCTTATGGTTCTGATGTAGATTTAGTTAAACATTTACTATTACAGGCAGCAAATGAAAGTGAGCGGGTTCTTAAGGATCCTGAACCGACGGCATATTTTTTATCATTCGGTGCTAGCACATTGGATCATGAATTGCGAGTTTATGTGGGCAAATTAGGTGATCGCACGGTAACAATTGATTTCTTAAATAGACGAATTAATCAATTATTCGCTGAACATAATATTGAAATTGCGTTTAACCAGCTTGATGTGTTTATTAAAAATCAAGCCACTAATGAAGAAATTAAAGTGAATTCTGAAAAATTAAATTAA
- the aroC gene encoding chorismate synthase — MAGNSIGQLFRVTTFGESHGIALGCIVDGIPPGLALSEQDIQPDLDRRKPGTSRYTTPRREDDEVQILSGVFEGKTTGTSIGMIIKNADQRSQDYGDIKDRFRPGHADYTYQQKYGLRDYRGGGRSSARETAMRVAAGAIAKKYLREHFGINVRGYLSQIGQVQINPATVADVAQIDWQQVNSNPFFSPDQSAVEKFDELIRELKKEGNSIGAKLTVVAENVPVGLGEPVFDRLDADLAHALMSINAVKAVEIGDGFAVVTQKGTEHRDEMTPEGFCSNHAGGILGGISSGQPIIATIALKPTSSITLPGQSVNLDNQPVEVVTKGRHDPCVGIRAVPIAEAMVAIVLLDHLLRFKAQCK; from the coding sequence ATGGCTGGAAATAGCATTGGTCAACTTTTTCGTGTGACCACCTTTGGTGAGTCGCACGGTATTGCATTAGGTTGTATTGTTGATGGCATACCGCCGGGGCTTGCGTTAAGCGAACAGGATATTCAACCGGATCTTGATCGTCGTAAACCGGGAACCTCGCGTTATACCACTCCACGTCGTGAAGATGATGAAGTACAGATTTTATCCGGCGTTTTTGAGGGCAAAACGACGGGAACCAGTATTGGTATGATCATCAAAAATGCCGATCAGCGTTCGCAAGATTATGGCGACATCAAAGATCGTTTTCGCCCGGGACATGCAGATTATACCTATCAGCAGAAATATGGATTACGCGATTATCGTGGTGGCGGTCGTTCTTCCGCGCGTGAAACAGCAATGCGTGTAGCGGCGGGAGCGATTGCCAAAAAATATTTGCGTGAGCATTTTGGTATTAACGTGCGCGGTTATTTGTCACAAATCGGGCAAGTGCAAATTAACCCAGCAACAGTGGCGGATGTTGCCCAAATTGATTGGCAGCAAGTGAACAGTAACCCGTTTTTTAGTCCGGATCAAAGTGCGGTGGAAAAATTTGATGAATTGATTCGCGAGTTGAAAAAAGAAGGCAATTCTATCGGCGCGAAACTTACCGTGGTGGCAGAGAATGTGCCAGTTGGGTTGGGCGAACCGGTATTTGATCGTTTGGATGCGGATTTGGCGCACGCGCTGATGAGCATTAATGCGGTGAAAGCGGTGGAGATTGGCGACGGGTTTGCGGTGGTGACACAAAAAGGGACTGAACATCGTGACGAAATGACGCCGGAGGGATTTTGTTCCAATCATGCAGGCGGCATTTTGGGCGGGATCAGTTCTGGTCAACCGATTATTGCTACTATTGCGTTAAAACCGACCTCCAGCATCACTCTCCCAGGGCAGTCGGTGAATTTGGATAATCAACCGGTAGAAGTGGTAACCAAAGGTCGCCACGATCCTTGCGTAGGTATTCGTGCGGTGCCGATTGCAGAAGCAATGGTAGCCATTGTATTGCTGGATCATTTGTTACGTTTTAAAGCACAATGTAAATAG
- the mepA gene encoding penicillin-insensitive murein endopeptidase, protein MFNYFKITLSAVIFCIVLSSVSFASSEYWQRVKRPIPGEPTPVGSYSNGCIIGAQALPFEGEGYQAIRTGKNRYYGHPDMIHYLQRLGKKVKQAGLPTMLIGDIAMPGGGRFLTGHASHQMGLDADIWLRMGRLSAKEAQDPSGMGLLVVNRKAQRVDDRLWSPNHADLIRLAAEDVQVNRIFVNPAIKLKLCQTVKGDRSWLHKIRPWFGHDSHFHVRLTCPKGAAYCENQAPIPAGEGCGAELYSWFEPAKPSTTVSKPKVIPPEPALCQQVINAPNRSEWLE, encoded by the coding sequence ATGTTTAATTATTTTAAAATTACTTTAAGTGCGGTTATTTTTTGTATTGTTTTGAGCTCAGTATCTTTTGCAAGCTCGGAGTATTGGCAACGTGTTAAACGTCCTATTCCGGGAGAACCAACACCGGTTGGCTCTTATAGCAATGGTTGTATTATTGGTGCGCAAGCCTTGCCATTTGAAGGTGAAGGTTACCAAGCTATTCGAACTGGTAAAAATCGCTATTATGGACACCCGGATATGATCCATTATTTGCAGCGTTTAGGCAAAAAAGTCAAGCAGGCAGGGTTACCGACTATGTTAATCGGCGATATTGCGATGCCAGGTGGTGGACGTTTTCTCACTGGGCACGCGAGCCACCAAATGGGATTGGATGCCGATATTTGGCTACGCATGGGACGCTTGTCGGCAAAAGAGGCGCAAGATCCGTCCGGCATGGGATTATTGGTTGTCAATCGTAAAGCGCAGCGGGTAGATGATCGCCTTTGGTCGCCTAATCATGCGGATCTTATTCGCTTGGCAGCGGAAGATGTGCAAGTAAACCGGATTTTTGTTAATCCGGCGATTAAACTTAAATTATGTCAAACCGTAAAAGGCGATCGTAGTTGGTTGCATAAAATCCGTCCTTGGTTTGGGCATGACTCCCATTTCCATGTGCGTTTAACTTGTCCGAAAGGGGCGGCGTATTGTGAAAATCAAGCGCCAATTCCAGCTGGAGAGGGCTGTGGTGCGGAGTTGTATTCTTGGTTTGAACCGGCAAAACCAAGCACCACGGTTTCTAAGCCAAAAGTTATTCCGCCGGAGCCGGCTTTATGTCAACAAGTGATTAATGCACCCAATCGTAGCGAGTGGTTAGAATAG
- the yfcA gene encoding inner membrane protein YfcA has translation MELGLQILAILFVVALVAGFIDAIAGGGGLITIPALLMAGLPPAMALGTNKLQACGGSFSASIYFLRQKAVNLKEVWLLILMTFLGAVLGTILIQLVDSSLIKRAIPFLVLAIGLYFLLTPSLGEEDQQKRISYGVFAFTAGFGIGFYDGFFGPGTGSMFSLAFVTLLGFNLAKATAHAKVLNFTSNIASLIFFLIGGKVIWTVGLVMMVGQFIGGNLGAKMVLTKGKTLIRPTVVMMSFMMTAKMAYEQGWFS, from the coding sequence ATGGAACTCGGTCTGCAAATTTTGGCGATTTTATTTGTGGTAGCGTTGGTTGCCGGATTTATCGATGCGATAGCTGGTGGCGGTGGTTTAATTACGATTCCGGCATTATTAATGGCGGGGCTACCGCCGGCAATGGCATTGGGAACCAACAAATTGCAGGCTTGTGGTGGATCATTTTCAGCCAGTATTTATTTTTTGCGCCAAAAAGCAGTCAACCTAAAGGAGGTTTGGCTGCTGATTTTGATGACCTTTCTTGGCGCGGTACTGGGGACGATTTTAATTCAATTGGTCGATAGTTCATTGATTAAGCGCGCCATTCCGTTTTTGGTTTTAGCCATTGGTTTATATTTTTTACTCACACCATCATTAGGGGAAGAAGATCAGCAAAAACGCATTTCCTACGGTGTTTTTGCATTTACAGCCGGTTTTGGGATTGGATTTTATGATGGTTTTTTTGGTCCCGGAACGGGATCCATGTTTAGTTTGGCGTTTGTGACCTTATTAGGTTTTAATTTAGCAAAAGCCACCGCTCATGCCAAAGTCCTAAATTTTACTTCTAACATTGCCTCGCTTATTTTCTTTTTAATTGGCGGTAAAGTCATTTGGACGGTGGGCTTGGTGATGATGGTTGGACAATTTATCGGCGGGAATTTAGGGGCAAAAATGGTCTTAACCAAAGGAAAAACCTTGATTAGACCGACGGTCGTGATGATGTCGTTTATGATGACGGCGAAAATGGCATATGAACAAGGTTGGTTTAGTTAA